A section of the Bryobacteraceae bacterium genome encodes:
- the nrdR gene encoding transcriptional repressor NrdR — MNCPFCGHNEDRVIDSRESKEGDVIRRRRECLQCGRRFTTYERIDEVPYMVVKKDGRREKFDRQKVLNGLLKACEKRPVPMSKLAEIVDEVEGVLADKPDREISTSEIGELLMQRLLALDKIAYVRFASVYRDFQDVEAFFSELKELIKKKRG; from the coding sequence ATGAACTGTCCGTTTTGCGGCCACAATGAGGACCGCGTGATCGACTCCCGCGAGAGCAAGGAGGGGGATGTCATTCGCCGCCGTCGGGAGTGTCTCCAGTGCGGCCGCCGATTTACTACATATGAGAGAATTGATGAAGTCCCCTACATGGTAGTGAAGAAGGACGGCCGCCGGGAGAAGTTTGACCGTCAGAAGGTATTGAACGGCCTGCTCAAAGCGTGCGAGAAACGGCCCGTTCCGATGTCGAAGCTGGCGGAAATTGTCGATGAGGTGGAAGGGGTCCTGGCGGACAAGCCGGATCGGGAGATTTCTACTTCAGAAATAGGAGAGCTGCTGATGCAGCGCCTGCTGGCGCTGGACAAGATCGCCTATGTGCGGTTCGCGTCCGTCTACCGCGACTTCCAGGACGTGGAGGCTTTCTTCAGCGAGCTCAAAGAGTTGATCAAAAAGAAGCGTGGCTGA
- the rpoD gene encoding RNA polymerase sigma factor RpoD, whose translation MDHFEDQFLTDATEALGLPFDEDANYFHPEDVQEDEFASAQPAEESIYTDDPVRVYLREMGAVPLLTREGEVTLARKMERGKLRMQKAASRSILVQHQVLELAEKVRSGELNPETLVDLGDVEEGTPAYEKRLREIRQQFEEFITLFRKQEQLREKLSAGTGSNRKAQRKSLWKFYRARVETSRAIRRFPWLPSKWRQFSTAIEQAVEELNQLEAELAELEKDKAANQARIREIKREIKRRETQAGATHAELKKSLADIRQGEQEAERAKKDLVEANLRLVVSVAKKYVNRGLHLLDLIQEGNIGLMRAADKFEYRRGYKFSTYATWWIRQAITRAIADQSRTIRIPVHMNESMNKFLRATRELEKELGRAPTNEEISRRMDIPVEKVQKLKTISRDPVSLETPVGRDGESALGDLIEDRWVGSPIDSVIDANIREETAAILKTLSPKEEKVIRLRFGIGCEREHTLEEIGQQFDVTRERIRQIEAKALRQLRSPERARHLRALLAAR comes from the coding sequence GTGGATCACTTTGAAGATCAGTTCCTGACGGATGCGACCGAGGCGCTCGGTCTGCCATTCGACGAGGACGCCAATTACTTCCATCCGGAGGATGTGCAGGAGGACGAGTTTGCCTCCGCGCAGCCTGCCGAGGAGTCCATCTACACGGACGACCCGGTGCGCGTGTACCTGCGCGAGATGGGCGCCGTGCCGCTGTTGACCCGTGAGGGCGAGGTGACGCTGGCCCGCAAGATGGAGCGCGGCAAGCTCCGCATGCAGAAGGCGGCCAGCCGCTCCATTCTGGTCCAGCATCAGGTGCTCGAGCTCGCCGAGAAGGTTCGCTCCGGGGAGCTGAATCCGGAGACGCTGGTGGACCTCGGCGACGTCGAAGAGGGCACCCCTGCTTACGAGAAGCGCCTGAGGGAGATCCGGCAGCAGTTTGAGGAGTTCATTACCCTGTTCCGCAAGCAGGAGCAGCTGCGGGAGAAACTGAGCGCCGGCACGGGTTCGAACAGGAAGGCGCAGCGCAAGTCGCTGTGGAAGTTCTACCGGGCCCGTGTGGAGACGTCGCGTGCCATCCGCAGATTCCCGTGGCTGCCCTCGAAGTGGCGCCAGTTCTCCACGGCGATTGAGCAGGCCGTGGAAGAGCTCAACCAGCTCGAGGCCGAGCTGGCCGAGCTCGAAAAGGACAAGGCCGCCAACCAGGCGCGCATCCGCGAGATCAAGCGCGAGATCAAGCGCCGCGAGACTCAGGCCGGGGCGACCCACGCCGAACTGAAGAAATCGCTTGCCGACATCCGGCAGGGCGAGCAGGAGGCCGAACGGGCCAAGAAGGACCTGGTGGAGGCCAACCTCCGCCTGGTGGTTTCGGTGGCCAAGAAGTACGTCAACCGCGGTCTGCACCTGCTCGACCTGATCCAGGAGGGCAACATCGGCCTGATGCGCGCCGCTGACAAGTTCGAGTACCGGCGCGGATACAAGTTCTCGACCTACGCCACGTGGTGGATCCGTCAGGCCATCACGCGGGCCATCGCCGACCAGTCGCGCACCATCCGCATTCCGGTGCACATGAACGAGTCGATGAACAAGTTCCTGCGCGCCACCCGCGAGCTTGAAAAGGAGCTCGGCCGTGCGCCGACCAACGAGGAGATCAGCCGGCGCATGGACATTCCGGTGGAGAAGGTCCAGAAGCTGAAGACGATCTCCCGCGACCCGGTCTCGCTGGAGACGCCGGTGGGCCGCGATGGCGAGTCGGCGCTGGGTGACCTGATCGAGGACCGCTGGGTGGGCTCGCCGATCGACTCGGTCATCGACGCCAACATCCGCGAGGAGACCGCGGCCATCCTGAAGACCCTCTCGCCGAAGGAGGAGAAGGTCATCCGGCTGCGGTTCGGCATCGGCTGCGAGCGCGAGCACACGCTCGAAGAGATCGGCCAGCAGTTTGACGTCACCCGCGAGCGGATCCGGCAGATCGAAGCCAAGGCGCTCCGGCAGCTCCGTTCGCCGGAGCGGGCCCGTCATCTGCGGGCGCTGCTTGCTGCCCGATAA
- a CDS encoding N-acetyl-alpha-D-glucosaminyl L-malate synthase BshA, with protein sequence MSPSGARPLRIGITCYPTYGGSGIVATELGMELAARGYEVHFITYANPIRLDPGLPRISYHEVEVATYPLFQYPPYDLALASRMVEIAEWQRLDLLHVHYAIPHAASAYLARAMMADRRRLPYVTTLHGTDITLVGSDRSYLPITRFTIEQSDGVTAISEYLRRETRQALGVERDVRVIYNFVNCDLYRPPRTPHEGRPRLLHISNFRPVKRAPDCVRILARVRGTVDCELWMAGDGPDRGAAERLAFELGVHEHVRFLGKQDHIERLIPQCDVLLLPSEMESFGLAALEAMACGVVPVATRVGGVPELITHGRDGFLEPPGDIDAQAARVVELLADRDLYMRMRWAARTTAEERFCTSIIIPRYEAYYREVLDAA encoded by the coding sequence ATGAGCCCTTCCGGGGCGCGCCCCCTTCGGATCGGCATCACCTGCTACCCCACCTACGGCGGCTCGGGCATTGTTGCCACCGAGCTGGGCATGGAGCTGGCCGCGCGCGGCTACGAGGTGCACTTCATCACCTACGCCAACCCGATCCGCCTCGATCCGGGCCTGCCCCGCATTTCCTATCACGAGGTGGAAGTCGCCACCTATCCGCTGTTCCAGTACCCGCCGTATGACCTGGCGCTGGCTTCGCGCATGGTGGAGATCGCCGAGTGGCAGCGCCTGGACCTGCTGCACGTCCACTACGCCATCCCGCACGCGGCCTCGGCCTATCTGGCGCGGGCGATGATGGCCGACAGGCGCCGCCTGCCCTATGTCACCACCCTCCACGGCACCGACATCACGCTGGTGGGCAGCGACCGCTCGTATCTTCCGATCACGCGCTTCACCATCGAGCAGTCTGACGGCGTCACCGCCATCAGTGAATATCTGCGCCGCGAGACGCGCCAGGCGCTCGGCGTCGAGCGGGACGTCCGCGTGATCTACAACTTCGTGAACTGCGATCTCTACCGCCCGCCGCGCACGCCGCACGAGGGCCGGCCGCGGCTGCTGCACATCTCCAACTTCCGGCCGGTGAAGCGCGCGCCGGACTGCGTGCGGATCCTCGCCCGGGTGCGCGGGACCGTGGATTGCGAACTCTGGATGGCGGGCGACGGGCCGGACCGCGGCGCCGCCGAGCGGCTCGCCTTCGAACTCGGCGTCCACGAGCACGTGCGCTTCCTCGGCAAGCAGGACCACATCGAACGGCTGATTCCCCAGTGCGACGTTCTGCTGCTGCCTTCCGAGATGGAGTCGTTCGGCCTGGCGGCGCTGGAGGCGATGGCCTGCGGCGTGGTGCCGGTGGCGACTCGCGTGGGCGGCGTGCCGGAACTCATCACTCACGGCAGAGACGGGTTCCTCGAGCCGCCCGGCGACATCGACGCCCAGGCGGCGCGCGTGGTGGAGCTGCTCGCCGACCGCGACCTCTACATGCGGATGCGCTGGGCCGCGCGCACCACCGCCGAGGAACGCTTCTGCACGTCGATCATCATTCCACGCTACGAGGCGTATTACCGGGAAGTGCTCGACGCAGCCTGA
- the hyuA gene encoding N-methylhydantoinase A: protein MRIGIDTGGTFTDFVVQRSDGELESFKLRSRPAAPHEVILEGLRRIGAEGAGEVIHGSTVATNAFLERKGARTAFVTTAGFEDLLEIGRQCREKLYDLAPGPKRLLIPRRLCFGVHERILADGTIEQRLAPEELRALRARLVEAGAESVAICCLHAYRNPVHERRIARALGRGFFLSISCEISPEFREYERASTTALNAYVGPLMSRYLLALEKRMPGRLWVMQSNGGLLTAAEAGRFAVRTILSGPAGGVRGAAAAARASGLWKIIGFDMGGTSTDVSLCDGEPRETVEGTVDGFPIRVPMLEIHTVGAGGGSIARVDAGGLLRVGPESAGADPGPACYGRAMLPTVTDAHVVLGRIRAGQLAGGTVPMDPERSERAVGAIARRLGVALEEAAAGILHVANATMARAIRVVSIERGVDPRAFALVAFGGCGGLHACELAEQLGIRTVLVPDYAGALSALGMLAAARLRDLSASVLGERDIEARFRELEERARRQSPQAQLARSADMRYRGQSYELTVAWEPRDPARPFHEAHQRRYGYANPSRPVEVVQIRVRAIEPVPAPELRAPARRGRSRVEKRRVHAAGQWMDMPALPRECVSPRWADGPALVLDPGSTTLVPPGWRFRLDPAGAVVIHWKR from the coding sequence ATGCGCATCGGCATCGATACGGGCGGAACATTCACCGATTTTGTGGTGCAGCGGTCCGACGGCGAGCTCGAATCGTTCAAGCTGCGCTCTCGCCCGGCCGCGCCGCATGAGGTGATCCTCGAGGGGCTGCGCCGGATCGGCGCGGAAGGCGCCGGCGAGGTGATCCACGGCTCCACCGTGGCAACGAATGCCTTCCTTGAACGGAAGGGCGCGCGGACGGCGTTCGTCACCACCGCCGGCTTCGAAGACCTGCTCGAAATCGGCCGGCAGTGCCGCGAAAAACTCTACGACTTGGCGCCGGGTCCGAAGCGGCTGCTCATCCCGCGCCGGCTGTGCTTTGGCGTGCACGAGCGGATCCTGGCCGACGGAACCATCGAGCAGCGGCTCGCGCCCGAAGAGCTGCGCGCCCTGCGGGCCCGGCTCGTGGAGGCAGGCGCGGAGAGTGTCGCCATCTGCTGTCTCCACGCCTACCGCAATCCCGTGCATGAGCGCAGGATCGCACGCGCCCTGGGCCGCGGGTTTTTTCTCTCGATTTCGTGCGAAATTTCTCCCGAATTTCGCGAATATGAGCGGGCTTCCACGACGGCGCTGAACGCCTATGTCGGCCCGCTGATGAGCCGGTATCTGTTGGCGCTCGAAAAGCGGATGCCGGGCCGGCTCTGGGTGATGCAGTCCAATGGCGGCCTGCTGACCGCCGCCGAAGCGGGCCGCTTCGCCGTGCGCACCATCCTTTCCGGCCCGGCGGGCGGCGTGCGCGGCGCGGCGGCCGCGGCCCGCGCCTCCGGCTTATGGAAAATCATCGGCTTCGACATGGGCGGTACGTCCACCGACGTCAGCCTGTGCGACGGCGAGCCGCGCGAAACCGTGGAAGGCACCGTGGACGGCTTCCCGATCCGCGTGCCGATGCTCGAAATCCACACCGTGGGCGCGGGCGGCGGCTCGATTGCGCGCGTCGACGCCGGCGGCCTGCTGCGCGTCGGGCCCGAGAGCGCGGGCGCCGATCCCGGCCCGGCCTGCTACGGCCGCGCGATGCTGCCGACGGTGACCGACGCGCACGTCGTGCTCGGGCGGATCCGCGCCGGCCAGTTGGCCGGAGGCACGGTGCCCATGGATCCGGAACGCTCGGAGCGGGCCGTCGGCGCCATCGCACGGCGGCTGGGCGTCGCGCTGGAAGAGGCGGCGGCGGGCATCCTGCACGTGGCCAATGCCACGATGGCGCGCGCCATCCGCGTGGTGAGCATCGAGCGCGGCGTCGATCCGCGCGCCTTCGCCCTGGTGGCCTTCGGTGGTTGCGGCGGCCTGCACGCCTGCGAACTGGCCGAACAACTCGGCATCCGGACGGTGCTCGTTCCGGACTATGCCGGCGCGCTGTCCGCGCTGGGAATGCTGGCCGCCGCGCGCCTGCGCGACCTCTCGGCCAGCGTCCTCGGCGAGCGCGACATCGAGGCGCGCTTCCGCGAACTGGAAGAACGCGCGCGTCGCCAGTCGCCGCAGGCTCAGCTCGCGCGCAGCGCCGACATGCGTTACCGCGGCCAGAGCTACGAGCTCACGGTGGCCTGGGAGCCGCGCGATCCAGCCCGTCCGTTTCATGAGGCGCACCAGCGCCGCTACGGATATGCGAACCCGTCGCGCCCCGTCGAGGTCGTGCAGATCCGCGTCCGCGCCATTGAGCCCGTGCCTGCGCCCGAGCTGCGCGCCCCGGCCCGGCGCGGCCGGAGCCGCGTGGAGAAACGGCGCGTGCACGCCGCCGGCCAGTGGATGGACATGCCGGCGTTGCCGCGCGAATGCGTCAGTCCGCGCTGGGCGGACGGGCCGGCGCTGGTTCTGGACCCGGGTTCCACGACGCTGGTGCCACCCGGCTGGCGCTTCCGGCTGGATCCGGCCGGAGCCGTTGTGATTCACTGGAAGCGATGA
- the glpQ gene encoding glycerophosphoryl diester phosphodiesterase, which yields MTAVGAAPRILVHGHRGARALRPENTLPAFEYAIRVGADVLELDVWATADDVLVVSHDPLINMALCTGPEGERTIRKLTLDGVRRWDCGSKKNPEFPRQQPAPGARIPTLDEVFALAPRGAFWFNVEMKSQPARPELQPEPEKYAQLVVAAIRRHRLEQRVIVQSFDFRLLRAVRQAAPELRRSALYAGLPRDFVELAREAGEAPIVSPHYSLVTAERVKAAHAAGLQVVPWTANTPEVWDRLIQADVDAIITDDPAALIEYLKAKGLH from the coding sequence ATGACGGCTGTCGGCGCGGCGCCTCGCATCCTGGTGCACGGCCACCGCGGTGCCCGCGCGCTTCGGCCGGAGAACACCCTGCCCGCGTTCGAATACGCCATCCGCGTGGGAGCGGACGTGCTGGAACTGGACGTGTGGGCCACCGCCGACGACGTGCTGGTGGTGAGCCACGACCCGCTGATCAACATGGCCCTCTGCACCGGGCCAGAAGGCGAGCGCACCATCCGGAAACTGACGCTCGACGGGGTGCGCCGGTGGGACTGCGGCTCGAAAAAGAACCCCGAATTTCCACGCCAGCAGCCCGCGCCCGGCGCGCGCATTCCAACGCTCGATGAGGTCTTCGCGCTCGCCCCGCGCGGCGCGTTCTGGTTCAACGTCGAAATGAAGAGCCAGCCCGCCCGGCCCGAGCTCCAGCCGGAGCCGGAAAAATACGCGCAGCTCGTCGTGGCGGCCATCCGAAGGCACAGGCTGGAGCAGCGGGTCATCGTGCAGTCTTTTGATTTCCGCCTGCTGCGCGCCGTGCGGCAGGCGGCGCCGGAGCTGCGCCGCTCGGCGCTTTATGCGGGCCTGCCGCGGGACTTCGTCGAACTGGCGCGCGAGGCGGGCGAGGCGCCCATCGTGAGTCCGCACTATTCGCTGGTGACGGCCGAGCGCGTGAAGGCGGCGCACGCCGCCGGCCTCCAGGTGGTCCCGTGGACCGCCAACACGCCCGAGGTGTGGGACAGGCTCATCCAGGCGGACGTCGACGCCATCATCACCGACGACCCCGCGGCGCTCATCGAATATCTCAAGGCGAAAGGGCTGCACTGA